From a single Eriocheir sinensis breed Jianghai 21 unplaced genomic scaffold, ASM2467909v1 Scaffold19, whole genome shotgun sequence genomic region:
- the LOC126990687 gene encoding uncharacterized protein LOC126990687 translates to MDRAAPLSSRQRRVLVQLVEERPVLQDRSTSTAVQHKKNLAWDEIAKNFNAMHPDLEPRSVQQLKRSFNRIKLNVKKEERAYKLKVKRTGGAPPPSPPKFTEEHETVASMISGELNMGEDVFDTLAIQDGHPVDEAGTPIMDVTFTVSGKLPPTEVPSATSAAECAEAPAPPSASTSFQPEASSSASTAPSLTTFTCNVASSSAAPRQRRKFDAEYQACRKQQDEYHQLLLQQTNEEHEQQMKLRSKESLNNGSSASISSAYIIICKYVYVDGLKFFFWHVNGEFVEDCNI, encoded by the exons ATGGACCGCGCTGCACCACTTTCGTCAAGGCAGAGGAGAGTCCTGGTGCAGCTAGTGGAGGAAAGGCCTGTCCTTCAAGATAGGTCAACCAGCACTGCGGTCCAGCACAAGAAGAACTTGGCGTGGGATGAGATCGCCAAAAACTTCAACGCCATGCACCCTGATCTGGAGCCGCGATCAGTTCAACAATTGAAAAGAAGTTTCAACCGCATCAAATTGAA tgtgaaaaaggaagagagagcctaCAAGCTGAAGGTGAAGAGGACTGGTGGtgcccctcctccatcacctcccaagtttacagaagaacatgagactgttgcctccatgatctctggagaactcaacatgggcgaggatgtctttgacactcttgccattcaagatgggcatccagtggatgaggcaggcactcccatcatggatgttactttca CTGTGAGTGGAAAACTGCCACCGACAGAGGTCCCCTCTGCTACTTCTGCCGCTGAATGTGCTGAAGCACCTGCACCTCCTAGTGCTTCTACATCTTTCCAGCCAGAAGCTTCATCCTCTGCATCCACTGCACCATCACTAACTACATTTACATGTAATGtggcctcctcttctgctgccccACGGCAGAGGAGGAAATTTGATGCAGAGTACCAGGCCTGTCGGAAGCAGCAGGATGAGTATCACCAACTCCTTCTTCAACAGACCAACGAGGAGCACGAACAACAGATGAAACT AAGATCTAAAGAATCTCTCAACAATGGAAGCTCTGCGAGCATTTCCAGTGCCTACATCATAATCTGCAAGTATGTCTATGTTGATGGGCTCAAGT